TGGGTGGCCGGGGAACAGAACCCGCAGCCGCTGCCGAGCAGCATGCCCGCGCCCGAGGGGCTGGGCCTGAACCTGCCCACCACCTCGGTCCGCACCAACATCACGGTCTCCGACCGGTTGAGCACCACCTGGCTGCCGATGCCCTACCCGATGTCCTGGGTGGAACTGCCGAACGGCTCGAACTGGCGCTTCGACCCGGTGGGGCGCACCGTCAGCGGCGTCAACGGTCAGAAGAGCAAGGGGCTGAGCTACACGGTGGGCTCGGTGGCCGTCAACGCCACCGCGGCCCAGCTGCGCGGCGCCGGGGCGCCCCCGGCCGACGTCAGCAAGCGCTACCTGGGCCTGCCGCCCAACCTGCCGTCGGTGGTGGCCGACACCGCCAAGGACGTCACCAAGGGCAAGACCACCCCGTACGACCAGGCCGTCGCGCTCCAGCAGTACTTCACCAGCGGCGGCTTCACCTACAACACCAAGATCGACTCGCGGACCGGGCCGGACGCCATCGCCAAGTTCCTCCAGGACAAGGAGGGCTTCTGCGTCCACTTCGCCGCCACCATGGCCGCGATGTCCCGCTCCCTGGGCATCCCCGCCCGGGTCGCGATCGGCTTCACCCCGGGCTCCGGCAACGGCACCGACCGGGTGGTGCGCAGCTCCAACTACCACGCCTGGCCGGAGCTGTACTTCAACGGCTACGGCTGGATGCGCTTCGAGCCCACCCCGAACCGGGGCTCCGCCCCGCTGTACTCGGTCCAGCAGACCGCGCCCAGCAGCGCGCCCAGCACCGCGCCCAGCAGTGCCGCGCCGAGCGCGCAGCCCTCCGCCCAGCCGTCCGCCTCCAGCGACTGCCCCCCGCAGCAGCACCGGCCGGGCGAGTGCGGCGACGAGGCCGCGCTGGTCGAGCACCGGACGACGACGACGCCCTGGTGGGAGTCCTGGCCGGTCCTGGTGGCCGTGCTCGGTGGCGTGCTGCTGCTGGCGGCGCTGGCCTTCCCGATGCTCTGGCGCACCAGGCTGCGCCGCCGCCGCCTCGGCGCCGGCCGCCACCTGTCCGGGGCGGACGGGCCGCGGCTCACCGACGAGCAGGTGCTCGCCGCCTGGGCCGAACTGGTCGACTCCGCCTGGGACCTGGGCATCCCGCCGGACGACGCCCGCACCCCGCGCAACGCGGTGCGCCGGCTCGCCGAGGACGCCCGGCTGGACGCCGACTCCGCGGCCGCCGCGGGCCGGGTCGCCCTCGCCACCGAGCGCGTCATGTACGCCCGCGAGTCCGACGCGCCCGCGCAGCTGGGCGGCGACGTCCGGGCCGCCCGGGAGGCGCTGCGGGTGCGCGCCACCCGCA
The window above is part of the Kitasatospora sp. NA04385 genome. Proteins encoded here:
- a CDS encoding DUF3488 and transglutaminase-like domain-containing protein; its protein translation is MTTRAKLTLCAALATALAALCLSPLFQDAFALAPHGLLMVAVAAGAGAGLRALPLPRALVPPLQLVVVLYVLMLTTVQSSMSAGLLPGPGALDALSSLLSRGGTDIQAYAIPAPATDGLRLIVVGSVALVAVLVDALAVTYRRAAAAGLPLLALYSVAGGLAESPGGMWLWFLFAAAGYLALLYTEGQDRLTRWGRVFHGTGRSAVALSNGGRRIGVIALAVAVLVPALAPAVGGGLFDSLGGHHGEGTGNGNGGNDERSLNLVVALTANLRSSDDTELLTFSTDSPDADQLYLRIAELSEFNGQEWVAGEQNPQPLPSSMPAPEGLGLNLPTTSVRTNITVSDRLSTTWLPMPYPMSWVELPNGSNWRFDPVGRTVSGVNGQKSKGLSYTVGSVAVNATAAQLRGAGAPPADVSKRYLGLPPNLPSVVADTAKDVTKGKTTPYDQAVALQQYFTSGGFTYNTKIDSRTGPDAIAKFLQDKEGFCVHFAATMAAMSRSLGIPARVAIGFTPGSGNGTDRVVRSSNYHAWPELYFNGYGWMRFEPTPNRGSAPLYSVQQTAPSSAPSTAPSSAAPSAQPSAQPSASSDCPPQQHRPGECGDEAALVEHRTTTTPWWESWPVLVAVLGGVLLLAALAFPMLWRTRLRRRRLGAGRHLSGADGPRLTDEQVLAAWAELVDSAWDLGIPPDDARTPRNAVRRLAEDARLDADSAAAAGRVALATERVMYARESDAPAQLGGDVRAAREALRVRATRTRRLRALLLPASAVRLWWRAQDRAAARRERTAERMAAVRAALAGPFRRLGRLGRLGRKKKDG